One window of the Syngnathoides biaculeatus isolate LvHL_M chromosome 11, ASM1980259v1, whole genome shotgun sequence genome contains the following:
- the atg2a gene encoding autophagy-related protein 2 homolog A — MSRWLFPWSGSIKKRACRYLLQHYLGHFLQERLSLEQLGLDLYNGSGVIKEINLDVWAVNELLESLGAPLEIVDGFVSSITVTIPWQALLTDHCTLEVSGLQITCRPKYRMGGGWDSQSWSSSMTSSMQLAQECLKDPPEASEEPPAPLEGLEMFAQTIETVLRRIKVTLLDTIVRIEHQPLDQETGVALEVHIKRLEYFDEAVRDPSSQTAVPVDIHQPPAFLHKILQLSAVQLLYDSVGVDQEIPEAKQPKSTAASEGDELEEESEGDEKEEEKKKPLEVPPSQPLLIGSCSGFIETTVKIKQNDMLPGPKFELDGKVGCVHMLLSPAQITHLTDLLAALCIQTESETKLGGVRSRPLDSDDLRMIEEDLSKQLGSSPREKEWDADCDLEPYVTTLENGEMFYSMGPAGMSSSTTSLRSGSELSDSDMDSSTHSLASLSQPGALAGQGLMSCPRRYPVAGCLSNLPQGSHRIRGRSQSGNMEQLKPDALLRLTLGGLSLTMLQEDPPSKLDGAHSLAQVSQVFFQELASFKESMFGERDFPHLRGGFAKACPHSHLRVTGAAVQVSCEMRSGRRRSRAVTSDVSFSRLEMLECLWENGKPQYCELLQFQKASTFTVGVSARPCAQLHYSLTEKHLRKGKHRVVRRESVVRVELEDLSAELDLDILSRLGNLSKAFSRCPAESAGPDNLQTQTSELYSSFSLLAPHAVLRLRFPIPDLRPPSERQLLSQKAVREETLVLELTDLELRHQEAPDLHSGQAWQGQLSAPCLTQLLEASFTDLHGTYEGWEGGSFPCIRVKKSHDCLPQISVRVRGGETQALAAGFAGLNQGLAQDLGPAFFESHCELNDKSSSPFSSNRTMFETEEMVIPADPEEMSQFQAQCVAQCQCAVDIRFPLAFILLPSKQAFQSIYNRINNDLLMWEPPPSAPSSAHSPTHGRQQHDEFQLCKSAFRLDSDSEEDEPQFYLASEPSGRTKSALQHNHNLSLLSLTVVIGKGRLQARTDKKEDQSHGELVLDLEGGKIFSVAHHQNNPNLSFLCLESRRVELYHKAVVKDTAIPPWIEMPNFTPPKCLEPTIYSTEVGVSSVSGREAEPQMLSTAVKITLDAQRNVKEFLVALRLQGATMRHYVTQTGHSWHEQLVDFLDVIDDPILGYTAPAVITVLHTHLATCAVDYRPLYLPLRMLLTAESFSLSSNIIVDTATFHLRFILDDSALYLSDKCDTDVVDLRRDYICVLDIDLLELAITTWKGGDTGKMTQPLFELRCSNNVVHVHACADSCAALVNMLQYLVSQGDLHPPPRHTSPTEIAGQKLPLSESPASVVPCPAAETAEINQCDLTDALIDADKSHQEERIQPGSPSMPRGSPVSSYLFPGEAPRHDLAALEEEEGDSERDSLIGTAAEAQADTMIEQDSSEGSTDNDDFCILEAPGMGIPPRDGEPVVTVLAEGPIHVKDSHFSRPRGSSDLLRAPSHFPVPQSRVVLREISVVWHLYGGKDFGAKPSSIHGQHPNRGRPFPSGARSSPSRSAGTSRPQNSWRWAGGSGRQHSLLMEIQLTKVSFQHESYPAAAAGQDSSSLSVGVGPGGEQPISRQVFIVQELEVRDRLASSQINKFLYLYTSESMPRRAHSNMLTIKALQLCPESGLGGPECCLRVSLLPLRLNIDQDALFFLKDFFSSLACSVNPYLPVDPASEVKADPSQKAPEEAEAGGPLELDLTASVETTHSEQSSSSAGSTSSSEQPIYFREFRFTSEVPIWLDYHGKHVVIEQGTFAGILIGLAQLNCSELKLKRLCCRHGLLGVDKVIQYAVTEWLTDIRKNQLPGILGGVGPMHSVVQLFHGVRDLFWLPIEQYRKDGRIIRGLQRGAASFGTSTASAALELSNRLVQAIQATAETVYDILSPTPPLNRFAVTEGRAPSSRTRRFAQPADLREGVVKAYDTVREGVIDTAQTLCDVASRGHEQKGLPGAVGGVLRQIPPTVVRPLIVASEATSSLLGGMRNQIKPDARKEDFLKWRAEDCQE; from the exons ATGTCTCGCTGGCTCTTCCCCTGGTCGGGCTCCATCAAGAAGCGGGCCTGTCGCTACCTCCTCCAGCACTACCTCGGCCACTTTTTGCAGGAGCGCCTGAGCTTGGAGCAGCTGGGTTTGGACCTGTACAATGGCAGCGGGGTCATCAAGGAGATCAACCTCGACGTCTGG GCCGTCAATGAGCTCCTGGAGTCCCTGGGCGCCCCCCTGGAGATCGTGGACGGCTTTGTGAGCAGCATCACGGTGACGATCCCGTGGCAGGCTCTGCTCACCGACCACTGCACTTTGGAAGTGTCCGGTCTCCAGATAACATGCAGACCCAAGTACCGAATGG GAGGTGGCTGGGACTCCCAAAGTTGGTCATCCAGCATGACCTCCAGCATGCAGCTGGCCCAGGAGTGCCTGAAAGACCCTCCGGAGGCGTCCGAGGAGCCGCCGGCCCCACTTGAGGGGTTGGAGATGTTTGCACAAACCATAGAGACGG TTCTCCGTCGTATTAAGGTCACCCTCCTGGACACGATCGTACGCATTGAGCATCAGCCCCTGGACCAGGAAACAGGCGTCGCCTTAGAGGTGCACATCAAACG GTTGGAGTACTTCGACGAGGCGGTCCGCGACCCATCCAGCCAGACCGCCGTGCCTGTCGACATCCACCAGCCGCCCGCATTCCTGCACAAGATCCTCCAGCTGAGCGCCGTCCAGCTCCTCTATGACAGCGTTGGCGTTGACCAG GAAATTCCCGAGGCGAAACAGCCGAAGTCGACCGCTGCTAGTGAGGGTGATGAGTTGGAGGAGGAAAGTGAAGGTGATGAgaaggaggaagaaaagaagaagccgctgGAGGTTCCCCCGTCTCAGCCGCTGCTCATTGGCAGCTGCTCCGGTTTTATCGAGACCACAGTCAAGATTAAACAGAACGACATGCTGCCCGGACCAAAG TTCGAGTTGGATGGGAAGGTGGGCTGCGTCCATATGCTGTTGTCTCCGGCTCAGATAACTCACCTGACGGACCTGCTGGCAGCTCTCTGTATACAAACAG AGTCCGAGACAAAGCTCGGCGGGGTTCGTAGTCGCCCGCTAGATTCCGACGACTTGCGGATGATCGAAGAAGACCTCAGCAAGCAGTTGGGCTCCAGCCCCAGGGAGAAAGAGTGGGATGCCGATTGTGACCTGGAGCCTTATGTCACCACGTTGGAAAATGGTG AAATGTTCTATTCCATGGGCCCCGCGGGGATGAGCAGCAGCACGACATCGTTGCGCTCGGGCAGCGAGCTGTCCGACAGCGATATGGACTCTTCCACACACAGTCTGGCCAGCCTCAGTCAGCCCGGAGCACTCGCAGGACAG GGCCTCATGAGCTGTCCCCGACGTTACCCGGTAGCAGGTTGCCTCTCCAATCTACCACAGGGCAGCCATCGAATCAGAG GTCGCTCTCAAAGTGGCAACATGGAGCAGCTGAAGCCCGACGCGTTGCTGCGTCTGACTCTGGGCGGCCTCTCCTTAACCATGCTGCAGGAGGACCCGCCCTCGAAGCTGGACGGCGCCCACTCATTGGCTCAGGTGTCTCAGGTGTTCTTCCAAGAACTGGCCTCCTTTAAGGAGAGCATGTTTGGCGAGAGAGACTTTCCCCACCTGAGAGGCGGATTTGCCAAGGCCTGCCCTCACTCGCACCTCAG AGTGACGGGGGCGGCGGTGCAGGTTTCCTGCGAGATGCGAAGCGGCAGACGCCGCAGTCGAGCGGTGACCTCCGACGTCTCCTTCAGCAGACTAGAAATGTTGGAGTGCCTCTGGGAGAACGGCAAGCCTCAATACTGCGAG TTGCTCCAATTCCAGAAAGCCAGCACGTTCACAGTGGGCGTCTCAGCCAGACCGTGTGCCCAGCTACACTACAGCCTCACTGAGAAGCACCTGCGCAAG GGTAAACATCGCGTGGTGCGGCGCGAGAGCGTGGTGCGAGTGGAGTTGGAAGATCTCAGTGCGGAGTTGGACCTGGACATCCTCAGTCGGCTGGGGAACCTGAGCAAGGCCTTCAGCCGCTGTCCCGCAGAGTCTGCTGGCCCTGACAATCTGCAA ACGCAGACCAGTGAGCTGTACTCCTCCTTCTCCCTCCTCGCCCCGCACGCCGTCCTCAGGCTGCGCTTTCCCATTCCCGACCTGCGTCCCCCCTCCGAGCGCCAGCTCTTGAGCCAGAAGGCGGTGAGAGAGGAGACGTTGGTGTTGGAACTGACCGACCTGGAGCTCAGGCACCAAGAAGCGCCGGACCTCCACAGCGGGCAGGCCTGGCAGGGTCAGCTTTCCGCCCCTTGCCTCACCCAGCTGCTGGAAGCCTCCTTTACTGACCTGCACG GGACGTACGAGGGCTGGGAAGGAGGCTCCTTCCCCTGCATCCGAGTGAAGAAAAGCCATGATTGTCTGCCCCA GATATCTGTGCGAGTGAGGGGAGGTGAGACACAAGCCCTCGCCGCAGGTTTCGCCGGCTTGAACCAGGGCCTCGCCCAAGACCTCGGGCCCGCCTTCTTCGAAAGCCACTGCGAGCTCAACGACAAAAGCAGCTCCCCGTTCTCCTCCAACCGCACCATGTTTGAGACAGAAGAA ATGGTGATCCCCGCCGACCCAGAGGAGATGAGTCAGTTTCAGGCCCAATGCGTTGCTCAGTGTCAGTGTGCGGTGGATATCCGGTTTCCGCTAGCCTTCATCCTTCTGCCCAGCAAGCAGGCTTTCCAAAGCATCTACAACAG GATCAATAATGACCTGTTGATGTGGGAGCCGCCCCCCTCCGCACCCTCCTCAGCCCACAGCCCCACCCACGGGCGCCAACAGCACGACGAGTTTCAACTCTGCAAGTCAGCCTTTAGACTCG ATTCTGACTCAGAGGAGGATGAACCTCAGTTCTACTTGGCCAGTGAACCATCAGGAAGGACGAAGTCGGCTCTTCAGCACAACCACAACCTCAGCCTTCTCTCGCTGACTGTCGTCATCGGCAAAGGTCGCCTTCAAGCCAGAACGGACAAAAAG GAGGACCAGAGCCATGGCGAACTCGTGCTTGACTTGGAAGGAGGGAAGATATTCAGTGTAGCACATCACCAGAATAACCCAAATCTCAGTTTCCTGTGTCTGGAGAGTCGACGAGTGGAGCTTTACCATAAGG CTGTAGTGAAAGACACGGCGATTCCGCCATGGATCGAAATGCCCAACTTCACCCCCCCGAAGTGCTTGGAGCCCACCATCTACTCCACCGAGGTGGGAGTCAGCAGCGTGAGCGGCAGGGAGGCGGAGCCGCAGATGCTATCCACAGCCGTCAAAATCACTCTGGACGCGCAGCGAAATGTCAAG GAATTCCTCGTCGCCCTTCGACTTCAGGGCGCCACCATGCGGCATTACGTGACGCAGACCGGTCACAGCTGGCATGAGCAG CTGGTCGACTTCCTGGACGTCATCGACGACCCTATTCTGGGATACACTGCACCCGCTGTCATCACCGTCCTCCACACGCACCTGGCCACGTGCGCCGTCGACTATAG GCCGCTGTATCTGCCCCTGCGAATGTTGCTCACAGCCGAGTCCTTCTCCCTGTCCAGCAATATCATTGTAGACACAGCCACTTTCCAcctcag ATTCATCCTGGATGACTCCGCCCTCTACCTCTCGGACAAATGTGATACTGACGTCGTGGACCTGAGGAGGG ACTATATTTGTGTTCTGGACATTGACCTGCTGGAACTTGCCATCACTACGTGGAAAGGCGGTGATACCGGCAAGATG ACCCAACCACTGTTTGAACTCCGCTGCTCCAACAACGTAGTTCACGTCCACGCATGTGCCGATTCGTGCGCCGCCTTGGTCAACATGCTGCAGTACCTCGTGTCCCAGGGTGAcctgcaccccccaccccgccacaCTTCGCCCACGGAAATAGCCGGCCAGAAGCTACCG CTGTCTGAGAGCCCAGCGTCTGTCGTGCCCTGCCCTGCTGCTGAAACCGCTGAGATCAACCAGTGCGATCTGACTGATGCCTTAATAGACGCGGACAAGAGCCACCAGGAAGAGAGGATACAGCCAG GGTCACCCTCGATGCCGAGAGGCTCGCCCGTCTCCAGCTACCTGTTCCCCGGCGAAGCTCCCAGGCACGACCTGGCTgcgctggaggaggaggagggggactCGGAGCGGGACAGTTTGATCGGCACGGCGGCCGAAGCGCAGGCAGACACGATGATTGAGCAAGATAGCTCCGAGGGCTCCACGGACAATGATGATTTCTGCATCCTGGAGGCTCCTGGCATGGGCATTCCT CCGAGAGACGGCGAGCCCGTGGTGACGGTGTTGGCCGAGGGTCCCATCCACGTGAAAGACAGCCACTTCTCCAGGCCGCGGGGAAGCTCCGACCTTCTCCGCGCTCCCAGCCACTTTCCGGTGCCCCAAAGCCGAGTGGTGCTGCGGGAGATCTCTGTCGTGTGGCATCTCTACGGCGGCAAGGACTTTGGCGCCAAGCCCTCATCTATACACGGCCAGCACCCAAATAG GGGTCGTCCGTTCCCATCCGGCGCCCGAAGCTCCCCGTCCCGCTCTGCCGGTACCTCTCGACCCCAGAACTCGTGGAGGTGGGCCGGAGGTAGCGGACGTCAGCACAGCCTCCTCATGGAGATCCAACTCACCAAA GTGTCTTTCCAGCACGAGTCTTACCCGGCGGCCGCGGCAGGACAAGACTCAAGCTCGCTGTCCGTCGGAGTCGGTCCAGGAGGGGAGCAGCCCATCTCTAGGCAGGTTTTCATTGTCCAGGAATTGGAGGTCCGCGACCGGCTGGCCTCCTCGCAGATCAACAAGTTCTTGTACCTCTACACAAGCGAGAGCATGCCCCGAAGAGCCCACTCCAACATG TTGACCATTAAGGCCCTGCAGCTGTGTCCCGAGTCCGGTCTTGGTGGGCCAGAGTGTTGCCTACGAGTCAGCTTGCTGCCACTCAGACTTAACATTGACCAG GACGCATTGTTCTTCTTGAAGGACTTTTTCAGCAGTCTCGCCTGTTCTGTGAACCCCTACCTGCCTGTGGACCCCGCTTCCGAAG TCAAAGCGGACCCCTCCCAGAAAGCCCCCGAAGAGGCGGAGGCGGGCGGCCCTCTGGAACTGGATCTCACAGCTTCGGTCGAAACCACCCACAGCGAGCAGAGCTCCTCCTCAGCCGGCTCTACCTCCTCCTCGGAGCAGCCCATCTACTTCCG CGAATTTCGTTTCACCTCCGAAGTGCCTATCTGGTTGGACTATCACGGCAAACACGTGGTCATCGAACAG GGAACCTTTGCAGGGATTCTGATCGGTCTGGCTCAGTTGAATTGTTCAGAGCTGAAGCTGAAGAGGCTCTGCTGTCGGCACGG CCTGCTCGGTGTTGACAAAGTCATCCAGTACGCCGTCACGGAATGGCTGACCGACATCAGGAAGAATCAGCTGCCTGGCATCCTGGGAGGCGTCGGCCCCATGCACTCTGTTGTTCAGCTGT TCCACGGGGTGAGAGATCTCTTCTGGTTGCCCATTGAGCAGTACAGGAAAGACGGGCGGATTATCCGGGGTCTCCAGAGGGGGGCCGCGTCCTTCGGCACGTCCACTGCGTCAGCTGCGCTGGAGCTCAGCAACAGGCTGGTGCAGGCCATTCAG GCCACCGCTGAGACCGTGTACGACATCCTGTCTCCGACGCCGCCTCTGAACCGCTTCGCCGTCACAGAGGGCCGGGCCCCCTCCAGTCGGACGCGCCGCTTCGCCCAGCCCGCCGACCTCAGGGAGGGCGTCGTCAAGGCGTACGACACCGTCAGAGAG GGAGTAATTGACACGGCTCAGACGCTTTGCGACGTAGCATCCCGCGGGCACGAACAGAAAGGTCTGCCCGGCGCAGTAGGTGGCGTCCTGCGGCAGATCCCACCCACCGTGGTGCGCCCGCTCATCGTGGCCTCGGAAGCCACCTCCAGTCTGCTCGGCGGCATGCGCAACCAGATCAAACCCGACGCCAGGAAGGAGGACTTTTTGAAGTGGCGCGCGGAGGACTGCCAAGAATGA